The following are encoded in a window of Hippoglossus stenolepis isolate QCI-W04-F060 chromosome 10, HSTE1.2, whole genome shotgun sequence genomic DNA:
- the slc38a6 gene encoding probable sodium-coupled neutral amino acid transporter 6, with protein sequence MSVNGDIGVDLYRERVAGDRRDEETAPLISNGSVETRAKGASFVSSVFNLINAIMGSGILGLAYAMASTGIVGFCILLVLVSSLAAYSIHLLLKLCDQTGINSYEDLGGRALRKPGKVLVGVAILIQNIGAMSSYLFILKSELPAAISIFLSPDSTGNAWYEDGRLLLILVTICVVLPLSILPRIGFLGYTSSIAFFFMLYFTVVIVVKKWSIPCPLPRNLTTLSGAFQVSNSTNSECTPKLFVISSESAYAIPTMAFSFLCHTAILPIYCELDRPSKARMQNVTNVSISLSFLVYLISALFGYLTFYAQVNSELLLGYDMYLPRDIMVMTVRIAILLSVLLTVPLIHFPARKALILLLCGGRPFSWLIHIVATFFVLGVVLLLAIFVPDIRNVFGVVGSTTSSCLLFIFPGIFYLRISTQPLRSFDSIGAVMLMVFGLIMGLTSFSVIVITWAQSS encoded by the exons ATGAGTGTTAACGGAGACATCGGTGTAGATTTATACAGGGAACGTGTCGCCGGAGACAGAAGAGACGAAGAAACTGCGCCTTTAATATCAAAT GGATCAGTGGAGACCAGGGCCAAAGGAGCCTCCTTCGTCTCCTCTGTGTTTAACCTGATAAACGCCATCATGGGCAGTGGTATACTGGGTCTAGCTTATGCTATGGCCAGCACAGGCATAGTTGGTTTCTG tATTCTGTTGGTACTAGTGTCCAGCCTGGCAGCGTACTCTATACATCTCCTTCTGAAGCTCTGTGACcagacag GCATCAATTCCTATGAAGATCTTGGAGGGAGAGCTTTGAGAAAACCAGGAAAA GTTCTGGTGGGAGTTGCAATTCTCATCCAAAATATTGGTG CCATGTCGTCCTATTTGTTCATCCTGAAGTCGGAGCTTCCTGCAGCCATAAGCATCTTCCTGAGTCCGGACAGCACAGG aAACGCCTGGTATGAAGACGGCAGGCTGCTCCTGATCCTTGTCACCATCTGTGTTGTTCTACCTTTGTCAATATTGCCAAGAATTG GCTTCCTGGGATACACCAGCAGCATAGCTTTCTTCTTCATGCTCTACTTTACAGTTGTG ATTGTGGTCAAGAAATGGTCCATCCCCTGCCCCCTGCCTCGCAATCTGACCACGCTTTCAGGAGCCTTCCAG gtgTCAAATTCCACCAATTCAGAGTGCACGCCCAAACTCTTCGTCATCTCCAGCGAG AGCGCCTACGCCATCCCGACCATGGCCTTCTCCTTCCTGTGCCACACGGCCATCCTGCCAATCTACTGCGAACTGGACCG ACCTTCTAAGGCCAGGATGCAGAACGTCACAAACGTCAGCATCAGCCTCAGCTTCCTGGTTTACCTCATCTCTGCACTGTTTGGCTACCTCACCTTCTATG CCCAGGTGaactctgagctgctgctcggCTACGACATGTACTTGCCGCGGGACATCATGGTGATGACGGTTCGAATAgccatcctcctctctgtgttgcTGACTGTACCACTCATTCATTTCCCC gCCCGTAAAGCTCTCATCttgctgctctgtggaggacGTCCTTTCTCCTGGCTGATCCACATCGTCGCCACTTTCTTCGTCCTGggtgtggtgctgctgctcgccATCTTTGTACCTGACATCAGAAATGTGTTCGGAGTAGTGG ggtcGACAACATCCAGCtgtctgttgtttattttccctGGAATCTTCTACCTGAGGATAAGCACACAGCCGCTCAGATCCTTTGACTCCATTGGG gcTGTAATGTTGATGGTGTTCGGCCTCATTATGGGACTCACCAGCTTCTCAGTCATCGTCATTACGTGGGCACAGAGCTCCTAA
- the trmt5 gene encoding tRNA (guanine(37)-N1)-methyltransferase — protein MSRILCRVLTSAHTHRNLEAAAAHLWSAASPSASLCPGSSLKTTMEPKLYRPPAGVRGMTSLDKEAFTQTITVPALRVPTRVLNKVIKSLKKSTIQRPGMPRVVQDTNDGGDFRLILLDPHRISSTSSFSEAEAEALRSFEVPEELHSHELQLTYDNLKSEEVLEAVLPQGQDVTSAFSRVGHIAHMNLRDHQLLYKSLIGQVIMDKNPGITCVVNKINIIDSTYRNFKMEVVAGEENMVAKVKENGVTYEFDFSRVYWNSRLSTEHQRVVQLVKRGDTVFDVFAGVGPFAIPAARMGAKVLANDLNPESYRWLQHNCKLNKVESKVRTFNLDGRAFIQGPVKQELPALLKGKGSVHVVMNLPALALEFLDAFRGLLHQETPCDENLPTVHCYGFSKEDDPDTDVVKRASRSLGFPLENRCSLHFVRNVAPNKDMMCVRFTIPKEVLFSSSDDQTEPSEEPAPKRQKCEETDSI, from the exons ATGTCAAG GATCCTCTGCAGAGTCTTAacgtctgcacacacacacagaaacctcgaagcagctgctgcacaccTCTGGTCTGCAGCCTCTCCATCAGCCTCGCTCTGTCCTGGCTCCTCTCTGAAAACCACAATGGAGCCTAAACTGTACCGGCCCCCTGCAGGGGTCCGAGGCATGACCTCCCTGGACAAAGAGGCCTTCACACAGACCATCACGGTCCCAGCTTTACGGGTGCCCACCAGGGTCTTGAACAAGGTGATAAAGAGCCTGAAAAAGTCGACCATCCAGCGCCCAGGGATGCCAAGAGTCGTCCAAGACACAAATGACGGAGGCGACTTCCGTCTTATCCTGTTGGACCCTCACAGAATCTCCTCCACGAGCTCCTTCTCCGAGGCCGAAGCCGAGGCGCTGAGGTCCTTCGAGGTCCCAGAGGAGCTGCATTCCCACGAGCTGCAGCTGACCTACGACAACCTGAAGAGCGAGGAGGTGCTGGAGGCCGTGCTGCCTCAGGGGCAGGACGTGACCTCCGCCTTCAGCCGGGTGGGACACATCGCGCACATGAACCTCAGGGACCACCAGCTCCTGTACAAGAGCCTCATAG GTCAAGTCATCATGGACAAAAACCCTGGCATTACCTGTGTggtcaataaaataaacatcatcGACTCAACGTACCGAAACTTCAAAATGGAGGTGGTCGCTGGAGAGGAGAACATGGTTGCTAAA gtgaaAGAAAATGGGGTGACGTACGAGTTTGACTTCTCTCGTGTGTACTGGAACTCCCGGCTGAGCACAGAGCACCAGCGCGTGGTGCAGCTCGTCAAACGTGGGGACACCGTGTTCGACGTGTTTGCTGGCGTCGGACCCTTTGCCATCCCCGCTGCACGCATGGGCGCCAAAGTGTTAGCCAACGATCTCAACCCAGAGTCCTACCGATGGCTGCAGCACAACTGCAAACTCAACAAGGTGGAGAGCAAAGTGCGGACGTTCAACCTGGACGGCAGAGCGTTCATCCAGGGCCCCGTGAAGCAGGAGCTGCCTGCGCTGCTGAAAGGAAAAGGCAGCGTTCATGTGGTGATGAACCTGCCTGCTTTAGCTTTGGAGTTTCTGGATGCATTCAGAGGCCTCCTGCACCAGGAAACCCCCTGTGACGAGAACTTACCCACGGTGCACTGCTACGGCTTCTCCAAAGAAGACGACCCGGACACAGACGTGGTGAAGAGGGCGTCCCGCAGCCTCGGGTTCCCCCTGGAGAACCGATGCTCCTTGCATTTTGTGCGTAACGTAGCTCCCAACAAAGATATGATGTGTGTGAGATTCACAATCCCTAAAGAAGTCCTcttcagcagcagtgatgacCAGACAG AACCCTCAGAAGAACCTGCCCCAAAGAGACAGAAGTGTGAAGAAACAGATTcaatataa